One region of Microbacterium rhizosphaerae genomic DNA includes:
- a CDS encoding ThuA domain-containing protein encodes MAEHESDGLRVLILSGHMTREHDNEHRSFRKHNEWITALLEDTGRFTVRVVEDPRGLGAAIIDKYDVVIVVFEGRDGYHEKAVGFGAETDAALLTFVHDDGKGIVWFHGSAAQEDDWGYPDEYNVMRGSRMTVADGLRPRPWGEARLDTVEPRHAITEGISARWTVTGDDILTGVEIADGAQVLLTTYDDLESYQKAPIWPMSHYPVAIPPEGIAALPGMNTDQPIAWINEYGAGRSFTITIGHDIDTFRRIEFIRMFPRGVEWAATGSVSLEGPDRRGERRFLPWPYYNHEG; translated from the coding sequence ATGGCAGAGCACGAATCGGACGGTCTGCGCGTCCTCATCCTGTCGGGACACATGACCCGCGAGCACGACAACGAGCACCGCAGCTTCCGCAAGCACAACGAGTGGATCACGGCGCTCCTCGAGGACACCGGCCGGTTCACCGTACGGGTCGTCGAGGATCCGCGGGGTCTCGGCGCCGCGATCATCGACAAGTACGACGTCGTGATCGTGGTGTTCGAGGGGCGCGACGGTTATCACGAGAAGGCGGTGGGCTTCGGCGCCGAGACGGATGCTGCGCTCCTGACCTTCGTCCACGACGACGGCAAGGGCATCGTGTGGTTCCACGGATCCGCCGCTCAAGAGGACGACTGGGGCTACCCCGACGAGTACAACGTCATGCGCGGCTCGCGGATGACGGTCGCCGACGGGCTGCGTCCGCGCCCGTGGGGCGAGGCGCGGCTGGACACCGTCGAGCCTCGGCACGCGATCACCGAGGGCATCAGCGCTCGGTGGACCGTGACGGGAGACGACATCCTCACCGGCGTCGAGATCGCCGACGGCGCGCAGGTGCTGCTGACGACCTACGACGACCTCGAGTCGTACCAGAAGGCGCCGATCTGGCCGATGTCGCACTACCCGGTGGCGATCCCGCCGGAGGGCATCGCCGCGCTCCCGGGAATGAACACCGACCAGCCGATCGCGTGGATCAACGAGTACGGCGCCGGCCGCTCCTTCACGATCACGATCGGGCACGACATCGACACGTTCCGCCGGATCGAGTTCATCCGCATGTTCCCGCGCGGTGTCGAGTGGGCCGCCACGGGCTCGGTGTCGCTCGAGGGTCCCGACCGTCGCGGCGAGCGCCGGTTCCTGCCCTGGCCGTACTACAACCACGAGGGCTGA
- a CDS encoding sugar phosphate isomerase/epimerase family protein, whose product MSGIRWGYALNQWDTNIDAFVRRRDHERAFKTISISGFSGVELTAVSFGPWEPFGSPDEIAHLYGSLEDLRSFLAECALDAVSSYVYDPSVGFDVEMGRGPDPLDPDAREQIAATAVWFADAVHRLGGDVLVVRPAGSAWQTGALSDEQIGTLAVLWDEVGRRIAEHDVRLALHVDFLSALRLEDGLDRLLAATDPDHVGLALDTAELAVAGIEPVEFFRRHADRVWHIQLKNAHDVVDDAEALTPHAEQFVRTEGGSRRIERWFFEPTDEGGLIDFEAFAQAVADSSYSGWIVVESDQSPRPAESAMVSGWYVQKVLEPIVERRVARV is encoded by the coding sequence GTGAGCGGCATCCGGTGGGGCTACGCCCTCAACCAGTGGGACACCAACATCGATGCGTTCGTTCGCCGGCGCGACCATGAGCGCGCGTTCAAGACCATCTCGATCAGCGGGTTCAGCGGGGTCGAGCTGACGGCGGTGAGCTTCGGTCCCTGGGAGCCGTTCGGCAGCCCCGATGAGATCGCGCACCTCTACGGATCGCTCGAGGATCTGCGCTCGTTCCTCGCCGAGTGCGCGCTCGACGCCGTGAGCAGCTACGTCTACGACCCGTCCGTCGGATTCGATGTGGAGATGGGTCGCGGTCCCGATCCGCTGGATCCGGATGCACGCGAGCAGATCGCCGCCACCGCGGTGTGGTTCGCCGATGCGGTGCATCGCCTCGGCGGCGATGTCCTCGTCGTGCGCCCCGCCGGCTCCGCATGGCAGACGGGCGCCCTCAGCGATGAGCAGATCGGCACGCTCGCCGTGCTCTGGGACGAGGTGGGCCGCCGTATCGCCGAGCACGACGTGCGACTGGCGCTGCACGTCGACTTCCTGTCGGCGCTGCGCCTCGAGGACGGCCTCGACCGGCTCCTCGCCGCCACCGATCCCGACCACGTCGGCCTCGCGCTCGACACGGCGGAGCTCGCCGTCGCCGGCATCGAGCCGGTGGAGTTCTTCCGTCGCCATGCCGACCGCGTGTGGCACATCCAGCTCAAGAACGCGCACGACGTCGTCGACGACGCGGAAGCGCTGACGCCCCACGCCGAGCAGTTCGTGCGCACCGAAGGCGGCTCCCGGCGGATCGAGCGCTGGTTCTTCGAGCCGACCGATGAAGGCGGACTGATCGACTTCGAGGCCTTCGCGCAGGCCGTCGCCGACTCCTCGTACTCGGGCTGGATCGTGGTCGAGTCGGACCAGAGCCCGCGGCCTGCCGAGAGCGCCATGGTCAGCGGCTGGTACGTGCAGAAGGTGCTGGAGCCGATCGTCGAGAGGCGCGTCGCCCGGGTATGA
- a CDS encoding sugar phosphate isomerase/epimerase family protein has protein sequence MTMTMPTTEPPKIKWSYMDHWRSQGPAGPIDQWQSRLAMTRFLRQVAAVGFDAIDTFDFRFWQILEQYGSVANYQEFVQEQGLERIVNTFHGVYYTPERYAPEVPATHPTILEDFKVTMDRWSGIQLDNIIVMPGSRYFDEVGVSDDGLKHAADVWGEVGRITQEYGVNLTCHHEFYGGIRTRAQIDTFYDYADPDYVKFFVDTAQHCIADVDPVDVYEAHHDRVTGFHFKDTRTKDVNEDYRLWPDAELSAVTTEKWFYEMGTAEGLVDFESMMRSVRDHGYSGWISVEHDKADKLGGDYSESTAIARWYAKNVLDGIYGEGAK, from the coding sequence ATGACGATGACGATGCCGACCACCGAGCCCCCGAAGATCAAGTGGAGCTACATGGACCACTGGCGCAGCCAGGGTCCGGCCGGCCCGATCGATCAATGGCAGTCGCGGCTGGCGATGACCCGGTTCCTGCGTCAGGTCGCAGCCGTCGGATTCGACGCGATCGACACGTTCGACTTCCGGTTCTGGCAGATCCTCGAGCAGTACGGGTCCGTTGCGAACTACCAGGAGTTCGTGCAGGAGCAGGGGCTGGAGCGCATCGTGAACACGTTCCACGGCGTCTACTACACGCCCGAGCGGTACGCCCCGGAGGTCCCCGCGACCCATCCGACGATCCTCGAGGACTTCAAGGTGACGATGGACCGGTGGTCGGGCATCCAGCTGGACAACATCATCGTCATGCCGGGCTCGAGGTACTTCGACGAGGTGGGCGTCAGCGACGACGGACTCAAGCACGCGGCGGACGTGTGGGGCGAGGTCGGACGGATCACGCAGGAGTACGGGGTCAACCTCACGTGCCACCACGAGTTCTACGGCGGCATCCGCACGCGTGCCCAGATCGACACGTTCTACGACTACGCCGATCCGGACTACGTGAAGTTCTTCGTGGACACCGCCCAGCACTGCATCGCGGATGTCGACCCGGTGGACGTCTACGAGGCCCATCACGATCGGGTGACGGGGTTCCACTTCAAGGACACGCGCACGAAGGACGTGAACGAGGACTACCGACTCTGGCCGGATGCCGAGCTCTCGGCGGTCACGACCGAGAAGTGGTTCTACGAGATGGGCACCGCCGAGGGTCTCGTCGACTTCGAGTCGATGATGCGCTCGGTGCGCGATCACGGGTACTCCGGCTGGATCAGCGTCGAGCACGACAAGGCCGACAAGCTCGGCGGCGACTACTCCGAGAGCACGGCGATCGCGCGGTGGTACGCCAAGAACGTGCTGGACGGCATCTACGGGGAGGGTGCGAAGTGA
- a CDS encoding sugar phosphate isomerase/epimerase family protein, whose translation MTRPITLFTGQWADLPFEEVARLAGEWGYDGLEIACWGDHIDVGRWDDEEYVQSRKDILERNGLKVWTISNHLAGQAVCDDPIDERHRDILNDRVWGDGDPEGVRQRAAEELKMTARFAAKLGVKTVTGFTGSSIWKAVAMFPPASDEWIAAGYQDFADRFHPILDVFEEVGVRFALEVHPSEIAYDYWTAKATLEAIGHRESFGINFDPSHFMWQQLDPVAFILDFADHIFHVHVKESVTNLDGRNGVLGSHLPWNNPRRGWTFVSTAHGEVPWEPIFRALNFIGYTGPTSVEWEDAGMDRLQGAPEAIAFVRELNAITPPAAAFDAAFSTK comes from the coding sequence ATGACGCGTCCGATCACGCTGTTCACCGGACAGTGGGCCGATCTGCCGTTCGAGGAGGTGGCTCGCCTCGCCGGCGAGTGGGGCTACGACGGCCTGGAGATCGCCTGCTGGGGCGACCACATCGATGTGGGGCGGTGGGATGACGAGGAGTACGTGCAGTCCCGCAAGGACATCCTCGAGCGCAACGGCCTGAAGGTGTGGACGATCTCGAACCACCTCGCGGGTCAAGCCGTCTGCGACGACCCGATCGACGAGCGGCACCGTGACATCCTGAACGATCGGGTGTGGGGCGACGGCGACCCGGAGGGAGTGCGGCAGCGGGCTGCCGAGGAGCTGAAGATGACGGCCCGGTTCGCCGCGAAGCTCGGCGTGAAGACGGTGACCGGGTTCACGGGCTCGTCGATCTGGAAGGCGGTGGCGATGTTCCCGCCGGCATCCGACGAGTGGATCGCCGCCGGCTACCAGGACTTCGCCGACCGGTTCCACCCGATCCTCGACGTGTTCGAAGAGGTCGGCGTGCGGTTCGCGCTCGAGGTGCACCCGTCCGAGATCGCCTACGACTACTGGACCGCGAAGGCGACACTGGAGGCGATCGGCCACCGGGAGAGCTTCGGCATCAACTTCGACCCGTCGCATTTCATGTGGCAGCAGCTGGACCCGGTGGCGTTCATCCTCGACTTCGCCGACCACATCTTCCACGTGCACGTGAAGGAGTCCGTCACGAACCTCGACGGCCGCAACGGGGTGCTCGGCTCGCACCTGCCCTGGAACAACCCGCGCCGCGGCTGGACGTTCGTGTCGACCGCGCACGGCGAGGTGCCGTGGGAGCCGATCTTCCGGGCGCTGAACTTCATCGGCTACACCGGCCCGACCTCGGTCGAGTGGGAGGACGCCGGCATGGACCGCCTGCAGGGCGCACCGGAGGCCATCGCGTTCGTCCGCGAGCTGAACGCCATCACCCCGCCCGCCGCCGCCTTCGACGCCGCCTTCTCGACGAAGTAG
- a CDS encoding Gfo/Idh/MocA family protein, translated as MTPRQARGPLRVAMIGYGFMGAAHSVGWRQAPHVFDLPEDVEMAVLVGRNADAVAQAAAHWGWAESATDWREVIARDDIDIVDIVTPGDSHAEIAIAALDAGKHVLCEKPLANSVEEAEAMAAAAERAARGGAKAMVGFTYRRVPAVTFLRDLIAEGVVGRVQQVRAAYRQDWLVDPEMPLAWRLQKEHAGSGALGDIGAHIIDMTQFVTGETVDAVSGTLETIVKQRPLLGSGSGLTGTAAEGYGDVTVDDAALFTGRLSGGALVSFEATRFATGRKNALTIEVSGDKGALAFDLEDLNSLRFYDRTAPADRQGFTKILVTEAQHPYVAAWWPPGHMLGYEHGFTHQVVDLVAAIHDGTDPHPSFDEGLSVQRVLSAVEASAAKDSSWVRVGADVLEVGR; from the coding sequence ATGACCCCTCGACAGGCTCGGGGACCACTGCGGGTGGCGATGATCGGCTACGGCTTCATGGGCGCGGCGCACTCGGTGGGCTGGCGGCAGGCGCCGCACGTGTTCGACCTCCCGGAGGACGTCGAGATGGCCGTGCTCGTCGGTCGCAACGCGGACGCGGTCGCACAGGCCGCCGCGCACTGGGGCTGGGCCGAGTCGGCCACCGACTGGCGCGAGGTGATCGCGCGGGACGACATCGACATCGTCGACATCGTCACGCCGGGCGACTCGCACGCCGAGATCGCGATCGCCGCGCTGGATGCCGGCAAGCACGTGCTGTGCGAGAAGCCGCTGGCGAACTCGGTCGAGGAGGCCGAGGCGATGGCCGCCGCGGCCGAACGGGCCGCGCGCGGCGGCGCGAAGGCGATGGTCGGGTTCACCTACCGCCGGGTGCCCGCCGTCACGTTCCTGCGCGATCTCATCGCGGAGGGCGTCGTCGGGCGGGTTCAGCAGGTGCGGGCCGCGTACCGGCAGGACTGGCTGGTCGACCCCGAGATGCCGCTCGCGTGGCGCCTGCAGAAGGAGCACGCGGGCTCCGGCGCCCTGGGCGACATCGGCGCGCACATCATCGACATGACCCAGTTCGTCACCGGTGAGACGGTGGATGCCGTCTCCGGGACTCTCGAGACCATCGTGAAGCAGCGCCCTCTCCTCGGTTCGGGCTCGGGTCTCACGGGCACGGCGGCCGAGGGCTACGGCGATGTCACGGTCGACGATGCCGCCCTGTTCACCGGGCGCCTGTCGGGCGGCGCACTCGTTTCGTTCGAAGCGACCCGGTTCGCGACGGGCCGCAAGAATGCGCTCACGATCGAGGTCTCCGGCGACAAGGGGGCGCTCGCGTTCGACCTGGAGGACCTGAACAGCCTCCGGTTCTACGATCGCACGGCACCGGCGGACCGGCAGGGGTTCACGAAGATCCTGGTCACCGAGGCGCAGCATCCGTATGTCGCCGCCTGGTGGCCCCCCGGGCACATGCTCGGCTACGAACACGGGTTCACGCACCAGGTCGTGGACCTCGTGGCCGCGATCCACGACGGCACCGACCCGCATCCCTCGTTCGACGAAGGGCTGAGCGTGCAGCGTGTCCTGTCCGCGGTCGAGGCGAGCGCGGCGAAGGATTCCTCGTGGGTGCGCGTCGGTGCGGATGTCCTGGAGGTCGGTCGTTGA
- a CDS encoding C-glycoside deglycosidase beta subunit domain-containing protein, with product MATHNSLFSEKDVTRRPDGIAVSVQLPWYRSLWLSAVDGVDATVNGTAIPRDRLRFELNGRSYRIEELPAQWETLWFVADRPEVVIQLDEVPAAGERLTIEVVLTMRLLYMQIMPGQDGGPGRYVTNRVPVEREVVLS from the coding sequence ATGGCCACCCACAACTCCCTGTTCTCCGAGAAGGACGTCACCCGGCGTCCCGACGGCATCGCGGTGTCGGTGCAGCTGCCCTGGTACCGCAGCCTCTGGCTCTCCGCGGTCGACGGCGTCGACGCCACCGTCAACGGCACGGCGATCCCGCGTGACCGCCTGCGGTTCGAGCTGAACGGACGGTCGTACCGGATCGAGGAGCTCCCCGCGCAGTGGGAGACCCTCTGGTTCGTCGCCGATCGCCCCGAGGTCGTCATCCAGCTCGATGAGGTGCCCGCCGCCGGTGAGAGGCTCACCATCGAGGTGGTGCTCACGATGCGTCTGCTCTACATGCAGATCATGCCCGGACAGGACGGCGGTCCCGGCCGCTACGTGACCAACCGCGTCCCGGTCGAGCGAGAGGTCGTGCTGTCATGA
- a CDS encoding nuclear transport factor 2 family protein, giving the protein MSDLRALVPEPVEASKSDASTGSATVEDLQAELARLRQEVADARRLAQRAEDRGRVENLFNRYMYLHNAFQDEQIIPLWVKEGTEGIRARYTNAGQYTTWESVTRYHRDRPAPEGKLILHATTTPVIEVAADGRTAKGVWLMAGTESGLTDPAVAEAFPDMYSPEEVLGKKVWAHWVWCKYAIDFLKQDGEWKFWKFRCYELARAPFEENWVSFGLKNQGAFDLDLMYFGDDGKPVFMPPADEPVPSTNHPYSPRTVQKLEPVPPVPHDTFTDTFA; this is encoded by the coding sequence ATGTCTGATCTGCGTGCACTGGTGCCCGAGCCCGTCGAGGCGTCGAAGAGCGACGCTTCGACCGGCTCAGCGACCGTCGAAGATCTGCAGGCCGAGCTCGCGCGGCTCCGGCAGGAGGTGGCCGATGCTCGGCGCCTCGCGCAGCGCGCCGAGGACCGCGGGCGGGTCGAGAACCTCTTCAACCGCTACATGTACCTGCACAACGCGTTCCAGGACGAGCAGATCATCCCGCTGTGGGTGAAGGAGGGCACGGAAGGCATCCGCGCGCGCTACACCAACGCCGGTCAGTACACGACGTGGGAGAGCGTGACGCGATACCACCGGGATCGGCCGGCGCCCGAGGGCAAGCTCATCCTGCACGCCACGACCACGCCCGTGATCGAGGTCGCCGCCGACGGCCGGACTGCGAAGGGTGTGTGGCTGATGGCCGGCACCGAGTCGGGTCTGACCGACCCTGCGGTCGCCGAGGCGTTCCCCGACATGTACTCGCCGGAGGAGGTGCTCGGCAAGAAGGTCTGGGCGCACTGGGTGTGGTGCAAGTACGCGATCGACTTCCTGAAGCAGGACGGCGAGTGGAAGTTCTGGAAGTTCCGCTGCTACGAGCTCGCCCGCGCGCCGTTCGAGGAGAACTGGGTCAGCTTCGGCTTGAAGAACCAGGGCGCGTTCGACCTCGACCTCATGTACTTCGGGGATGACGGCAAGCCGGTGTTCATGCCGCCCGCCGACGAGCCCGTCCCGAGCACGAACCATCCCTACAGCCCGCGGACGGTGCAGAAGCTCGAGCCCGTCCCGCCGGTTCCGCACGACACGTTCACCGATACCTTCGCGTAA
- a CDS encoding sugar phosphate isomerase/epimerase family protein, translated as MTADGIAGTGIRLGTTLYSMTSEFAAGLYTPETLIAAVAENGIGPGVEFNIAQLLRTYPDVDSAFVKLWFDSLEKYGLEPSAVGTNLDMGRRKDRDMTPDEEHDFLARQLKTAHTLGFTRVVIRSAGRELLRSLLPLAEEYDQRLGYEIHAPQGPNDPKVLGIRELYDELGSDRLGFTADFSSTMHSLSPTLLAQLEKMGMDPKHFAVMDEIWHEPTPMHVRNQTFEDYLSGEGVDPLTFGPFTRLAFNMHGLVPPEEWLDIMPQIFHVHAKFYDIGADGEEPAMDIPRIVRQFVEGGYQGFLSSEWEGHAFQDLGEADPIDLVKKQHALMRGAIEDAVAQKETADV; from the coding sequence ATGACCGCGGACGGCATCGCCGGAACCGGCATCCGGCTCGGCACGACCCTCTACTCGATGACGAGCGAGTTCGCGGCGGGGCTGTACACGCCCGAGACGCTGATCGCCGCCGTCGCCGAGAACGGCATCGGCCCGGGTGTGGAGTTCAACATCGCGCAGCTGCTGCGCACGTACCCGGACGTCGACAGTGCGTTCGTGAAGCTGTGGTTCGACTCGCTGGAGAAGTACGGTCTCGAGCCGAGCGCGGTGGGCACGAACCTCGACATGGGGCGTCGCAAGGACCGCGACATGACCCCAGACGAGGAGCACGACTTCCTCGCCCGCCAGCTGAAGACCGCGCACACGCTCGGCTTCACGCGGGTCGTCATCCGGTCGGCCGGCCGCGAGCTGCTGCGCAGCCTGCTGCCGCTCGCGGAGGAGTACGACCAGCGTCTGGGCTACGAGATCCACGCGCCGCAGGGTCCGAACGACCCGAAAGTGCTCGGCATCCGCGAGCTGTACGACGAGCTCGGCAGCGACCGCCTGGGCTTCACCGCGGACTTCTCGTCGACCATGCACAGCCTGTCGCCGACGCTGCTCGCGCAGCTGGAGAAGATGGGCATGGACCCGAAGCACTTCGCGGTCATGGACGAGATCTGGCACGAGCCCACCCCCATGCACGTGCGCAATCAGACCTTCGAGGACTACCTGAGCGGCGAGGGCGTCGACCCGCTCACGTTCGGCCCGTTCACCCGGCTGGCGTTCAACATGCACGGGCTGGTGCCGCCGGAGGAGTGGCTGGACATCATGCCGCAGATCTTCCATGTGCACGCGAAGTTCTACGACATCGGCGCGGACGGCGAGGAGCCGGCGATGGACATCCCGCGCATCGTCCGCCAGTTCGTCGAGGGCGGCTACCAGGGGTTCCTCTCCAGCGAGTGGGAGGGGCACGCGTTCCAGGACCTCGGCGAAGCAGACCCCATCGACCTCGTGAAGAAGCAGCACGCGCTCATGCGCGGTGCGATCGAGGATGCGGTCGCCCAGAAGGAGACCGCGGATGTCTGA